taaccccaacctaaccccaacctaaccccaacctaaccccaacctaaccccaacctaaccccaacctaaccccaacctaaccccaacctaaccccaacctaaccccaacctaaccccaacctaaccccaacctaaccccaacctaaccccaacctaaccccaacctaaccccaacctaaccccaacctaaccccaacctaaccccaacctaaccccaacctaaccccaacctaaccccaacctaaccccaacctaaccccaacctaaccccaacctaaccccaacctaaccccaacctaaccccaacctaaccccaacctaaccccaacctaaccccaacctaaccccaacctaaccccaacctaaccccaacctaaccccaacctaaccccaacctaaccccaacctaaccccaacctaaccccaacctaaccccaacctaaccccaacctaaccccaacctaaccccaacctaaccccaacctaaccccaacctaaccccaaccttttttttttttttttttttttttacgtggggaaatcctcatggacaccctTCCCCCAATGGGAGtcgggtagtgtcggactcttaccgactaaaaccaccaCGTGGCTGCTCGTACGCACAGGGAAGAAGAGGGCCCAGGGGTATCACGGTTGAAAATCTCCTGTAAGCCCTCCTCTCATCGTCTTCCCTCCTAGTGCGGAGGGGATGCTTCGCTGTGACTCCCGGGGCAGCCAACCCCGGGGTCATCTTCCTCTTGTTGTTTCCGTATCCGTTGGGGGAGATGGCGGCCTCCCCCCGTTGCGCCCACTTCTCTCGCGTCGTATCCTTGCCGGGTGCTCGGCTCGGACCCTGAGCCGCTCCGCCCGCTCCTTCGCGAGCATGATTTGCTCGCAAAAGTCCCTCACTGCCTCGTAGTCCGACCGGCTACGTAGCAGCGCCTCGACGATCCTCCTTGGGGACAGGTCGTCCCCGATCTTCACCGTCAGGGTGTGTCTCTGCATGGCCCACGCGGGGCAGTGCTGCAGAGTGTGCTGGGCGTTGTCCTCCGCCTCCCCGCAGTGGTGACAGATGTTGGTCACCTCCTTCCGAATCTTCTTCAGGAACTCCCCGAACACTCCGTGCCCGGTGAGCACCTGGGTCAGCCTGTAGGTCAGCGGAACGCCCCGCGCTTCCTTCCACCTGTCCCAGACGGGCAGAACCGCGTCTACCGCGCGGTGGGACGTCTTCCTCGCCTCCTTCTCCAGTAGGAGCCGCCATCTCTCCCATGTCTCCTCTTCTATCTCCTTCCTCACCTGCAGAGGGTCTTCGTCTCGATCCCCGTCCCTGACTCTCGTGGCTCCGTACACCTTTTGAAGGGCCAGGGCTTGCAACGCGTATGGAGGGGATGCCGCCAGGACGGTCGCGGACGCGTGCGACACCGTCCTGTACCCTCTCGCTATCCTCAGAGCGGTGGTGCGTTGAACCGCCCGCAGGAGTGTCTGACTTCGCCTGCTCGCGGCCAGATCCCTCGCCCAGATGGGCGCACCGTACATCGCTCGGGCTCTGACCACCCCGTCGTACAGCCTGCGCACCGCTCTCCCGGCGCCTCCGATGTTCGGGAGGATGCCGCATAGGGCGTTGGCCGCCGCCGCCACCTTTGGGGCGAGGCTCTCGAAGTGGGGCTCGAACGACCATTGGTCGTCGATGATGAGGCCGAGGTACCTCAGTTGGCTCCCCACCCGGACCCCTACCCCGTCCACGTCGATCGTCAGTCCATCCGGGGGCGGTCCTCTGCGTCTTCCGTCGTAGAACCCGAGCGCCTCCGTCTTGGCCGCGGCGACCTTCAGCCCCAGTTCTCCGATGGCCCCCGCCGCTCGCCGGGTGGCCTCCGTGGCAGCCTCCGCCGTCTCGTACCACCAGCGCCCTCCTGCCACGACCAGGGTGTCGTCCGCGTAGCAGATCAGTCCCGTGCCTCTGGGCATCGGAGTGCGGAGCACGTAGTCGTAAGCGGTTATCCACAGCATCGGTCCCAGGACCGAGCCCTGCGGCACCCCGCGCTCCACcgctcttctctcctctccctCCGTGGATCTGTACGTTATCCACCTCTCCCGGAGGTATGCCCCGATTATCCTCCGGAGGTACCCCGGAACCTCGAAGAATCGCAGGGCCTCTCTGATCTTGCTCCACGGGATCGAGTTGAAGGCGTTGGTGATGTCCAGGGAGACCGCTATCGCGATCCCTTCTCGAGCCACCACTCTCTCCACCCCCTCTCTCAATCTGCGGATCGCGTCGATGGTGGACCTCCCGCGACGGAACCCGAACTGGTTGTCGTGCCAGCCTGGTACCCTGGACTCCATGTGCGCCCCCAGACGGGAGGCGATTACTCTCTCGAAGAGCTTGCCCACCTCGTCCAGGAGGCATATCGGCCTGTACGCCGATGGGGACTCCGGCGGTCGACCCTCCTTCCTCAGCAGCACCAGCCTCGCCACCTTCCACGCCCGGGGGTATGCGCCTTCCCTCAGGCATCTGTTGTACAGATGCAGCAGGCGGGGGGCCATGATGTCCATGGTCTCCGCCCACACCCGCCCGGGGATTCCGTCCGGCCCCGGCGCCACGTCCTTGGCAGCCATCTTCTTGGTGGCTGCTTCCAGTTCCTCCCTCGTTATGTGCGCTCCGGGTTGATCCGTCGCCGGTCCACCGCCGCCGCTCCGAGTGCATCCCCTCTCCTCCGGGGGGGCCTGTTCCGTATCCTCGCGGCGCCTCGGGgagtcttcctcctcttcgcctccttcttcttccggtCGTGGGAACAGCGTGTCGATCACCCGTGCTAGTAGTTCCCGATCCATGTTCTCGGTTATCGGGGGAGCCGCCGGCCTGAGTTTCTTCAGCACCGTCTTGTACGGTCTTCCCCATGGATCGGATTCCACGGATTCCAACAGCCGTTTCCACGACGCCTCTTTCGCTTCCTTTATGGCCCTTTGCAGGGCCATTCTGGCTTCTCTGTGGGCCCTGTACCTCTCGAGGATCTCCTCTTCGTTGCGGTTCCGCCCTCTTCTTCTCGCCCTAGCGAGAAGCCTGCGGGCTCTGTGGCAGTCGTCTCGCAGGTCCGCGATCTCCCGCGACCACCAGTAGACGCTGCTGTTGTCGCGCCTAGACCCGGCGCTGGTTCGCGGCATGGAGGCGTCGCAGGCTCTCCTCATCCATTCTCCCAATTCCTGCGCCTCCCCGTCCACGTTGCCTCGGTTCTTGTTCCTCTTCGCGTCCCAGCACCAAGCCGCTACGGTGGCCGTTGCCCGAAGCATGTCCCCGTCCCTCTCCTTCAGTTTCCATCGGCGAGGAGGGGGCAGCCCCGGGCGGCTCGATGTCCTTCCCTCGACGTTGTTGTTCTTGTCGCCGCTCGTGCTTCTCTTGGCGGGTTCGATGTCCATTAGCACGTAGAGGTGGTCCGCTAGCGTTTCCATCTCTACGGCCACCCGCCAGTTCCTTATTCTGGGGTGGAGCCTCTGCGTCGCCCACGTCAGATCTATGACCGACGCTCCTCTCCGCCCCACGTATGTGGACTCCGAGCCTCTGTTGACCAGCACGAGACCGAGACCCGCGGCCCAGTCCGCCAGTTCTCTGCCTCTCGTGGTGGTTCTGTCGTTGCCCCACGTCGTGGAGTGGGCGTTGAAGTCCCCCAGTACGAGCACCTGTCGGGGGAGAAGCCTCCTTACGCACTCTCCCATCTCGTCCAGTAGGTCCTCGAACGCCCGGATGTCGCAGTTGGGAGAGATGTATACCCCCACCACCACGAGGTCCGTCCATTCGACCGCCACGAACCCGTTGCCTCTTTCCGCGATTCGCCCGGAGACTCCCGAGGTACACGGCCAAGTGATGGCGACCCATCCGCTTAGATCTCCCGCCCATTGGGGGGATGCGGGGATGTTGTACGGCtccgccaccaccgccacgTCGGTCCCGCTCTCCCGGATGGACTGGTAGAGCAGGTCCTGGGCCCTTCCGGCTCTGCCCAAGTTACACTGGAGGACCCGGAATTTACTCGGTCACCTCCATGGCCTCCCCCGGGCCACTCACTCCGATGGTGCTATCCTTCCCTCCGACTGGTGGGTTGCCCGACAGGCTGGCCTGCTCCGCGGCTCCGGTGACGCCCTTGCTCGTGGTTGTCGCCGTGGCCTCTGCTGCCTTGGCCATCGCCGTTCTCCGCGCCCTTCTCCTTCCGGATGGTCCTACCTCCGGTGGTTTGCACGCCGCGCTTCCCATCCTGTGTTTTGACGGGGCTCCTTTTGCCTCGCAGATGGGGCACCTCGGCGATGCGGCCGTGCAGTTCCTCGCCCTGTGCCCCTCTTCTCCGCACCGGAAACACAGGTGGGTTCTTCTCACCGGGGAGACGCACATCGCCGCCATGTGGCCCACCTCCAGGCATCGGAAACACTGGAGCGGTCTCCTGGGGAGTGCGATCACCTTTGCCCTGGTCCACCCCAGTGTGACCCTCCCCGCTTGAGCCAGTTTGCGGGCTCCGGCCACGGGGCACTTGGCGTAGAATATCCCCATGCCGCTTCTAGATGTTCCCGCGCTCCATGCTCTGACGTCGCGGGGCTGGCAGTCCGCCGCCCTGGACAGCTCCTCCAGCAGTTCCTCCTCGTTCAGGGATATGTCGACCCCCACCAATTTGATCTCGGCCGTCGGTACCGGGACTGATACTCTGACGGTGGAGGGGTCCAATACCCCGGCTAATCGCGACGCCAACTGCGTGGCCTTGCTCATGCCGGCGTCGTCCGGGATATTGATCACCATGGCCCCGGTCGCCGCCTTTCTCGTTCGGACGTACTCCAGTCCGCATTTCTGGAGGGTCTTGTCCCGTCTCGCCTCCGCCAGGATCTCCTCGTACGTCTTCGGAGCCCCGTCCCTCAGCGTGAGCGTTACCGCCGATGACGTTGGGGGGGGTCGGAGTGCTGGCCGCACGACCGCCGATCCCGCCCTGCCCGCCACCGTCGCGTACGTCCGTTTCGCCGGTTGGGCTCCTGCCTTCTTCTCTCCGTTTCCTTCTCTCCTCCTTTCCCCTCCACCTAATGCGGCCGGGGTCGTCCTTGGCGGTTGCCCGGCTGGTCCCACCGCCGATCTCGTCCTGTTTGTTTGTGGCGCTATGGGGAGGGGGGCGCCGTGGCCcgcttctttcctcctctgtTCCCTGGCCTTCCGTCTCGCCTTCCGCGAGACCATGGTCCTCCATTCCCCGTCCGTCTCCTGTCCCTGTCCCGCTTGCTGTTGAGAGGGTTGGGAGGATTGCGGGGATTGTTGGGGAGGCTTCGGGCCCGCCGTCCGCGGCATCGTCGTCCGCTCTTTGTCGCCGCTGATATTCCCTCCTGTCGCTTGTCTCAGCAGGCCCGTTCCCCTGAGGGCTTCCCTGAGCTCTTCCCTCAGGGTCCCCAACAGGGATGGGCCGAGGCTGCTTATCGACTTCTTTAGCATCTCTATTTCCGATGCGATGTCGTCCTTGGCCCTCCCGCTGCTCCGGGGAGCCTGCGCCTCCGTCGGAGACGGCGCCGCTGTCTCGGCCGTGCCTTTCAGGAACCTATTTATCCTTTGTTCCAACTCCTCGTTCCTCCTCTTCAGGCTTTCCACCTCTCTTTCCAGCGcctccctcttcttcctttcttccaggAAGTCTGGCACCCGGGAGGTGGTTGTTTGGTGGGACCATGCCGCGACGGTGTACTCGACCGCGTCCTTGAGGGTTTTGACGTACGTCCCCTTGAGGTTGGAGGACGTCGCCGCCACCTTCAGGACCTCGGCCTGATGTCGCCGTACTTCGGCGTCCACGTCTCTCGGTGAGGACCCTTGGATAACGTTCCTCAATCGGTCCGACACCTCTGGAGTCactttcgttattttcctcttcttgCCCCTCGCGGTGACCGAGGCCATTGACTCCTCGTCCTCCGATCTGCCATCCGAGGTCGACTCCTTTCTCATCCGAGACGACTCTATCGAGCCGTCTATGGACCTGTGCCCATCTTGCGCTTTCACTTTGTCCCTGACGTTCTTGGGGATTTTGAACGTTTGGAACACGTTGCCGCTGTGCTCCGCTGCGGTTGGAAGCGGGGTTGACGGGACCGCGAGCGGGGCGAGCGACGGCGTCGGTGTCGGTTTCCCTCCCCGGCTGTTGCTTCTTCTCCTGTCCACGGGTCCCGCCCTCTCCGCTTTTCTCTCCCCGCTTCTTCCGCGGTTCTTTGCCGCTTCGATGTTGTTCGCTTTTGTCCTTGCGGGAGGCCCACCCTCGCGGGTCTCCTCCATCGCGAcgtcttccatttcttcaccGGACGCGTTTACGCGTATGGGGGCCCGGTGGCCCACCCCCACACGGCCACGGTCGCTAGCTAACGACGCAGTGGGGCCCGCTTGACCACCCACtcctgcgccggtactggggtatccctcccctgcaccgtaaacgtcGATTTCTTGGTTATCCTTCAtatccatattttttttttttttttttttttttttttttttttttttttttttttttttttttttttttttttcttcctccttcctccttccttcttcATCAGGTGCATGGTTGACGAGCCATGCCCTCGTTTGctttgccactcactctttcgcaccctaccccggtcgggaccgatgcaggatgacggggagccccacgtgaaggtgaggtgagtggtcttgacagatatgggcccaccaacttctccgaagttctccgcaccggatcagcgatctgacgggc
This Bombus pascuorum chromosome 1, iyBomPasc1.1, whole genome shotgun sequence DNA region includes the following protein-coding sequences:
- the LOC132914503 gene encoding uncharacterized protein LOC132914503 produces the protein MEDVAMEETREGGPPARTKANNIEAAKNRGRSGERKAERAGPVDRRRSNSRGGKPTPTPSLAPLAVPSTPLPTAAEHSGNVFQTFKIPKNVRDKVKAQDGHRSIDGSIESSRMRKESTSDGRSEDEESMASVTARGKKRKITKVTPEVSDRLRNVIQGSSPRDVDAEVRRHQAEVLKVAATSSNLKGTYVKTLKDAVEYTVAAWSHQTTTSRVPDFLEERKKREALEREVESLKRRNEELEQRINRFLKGTAETAAPSPTEAQAPRSSGRAKDDIASEIEMLKKSISSLGPSLLGTLREELREALRGTGLLRQATGGNISGDKERTTMPRTAGPKPPQQSPQSSQPSQQQAGQGQETDGEWRTMVSRKARRKAREQRRKEAGHGAPLPIAPQTNRTRSAVGPAGQPPRTTPAALGGGERRREGNGEKKAGAQPAKRTYATVAGRAGSAVVRPALRPPPTSSAVTLTLRDGAPKTYEEILAEARRDKTLQKCGLEYVRTRKAATGAMVINIPDDAGMSKATQLASRLAGVLDPSTVRVSVPVPTAEIKLVGVDISLNEEELLEELSRAADCQPRDVRAWSAGTSRSGMGIFYAKCPVAGARKLAQAGRVTLGWTRAKVIALPRRPLQCFRCLEVGHMAAMCVSPVRRTHLCFRCGEEGHRARNCTAASPRCPICEAKGAPSKHRMGSAACKPPEVGPSGRRRARRTAMAKAAEATATTTSKGVTGAAEQASLSGNPPVGGKDSTIGCNLGRAGRAQDLLYQSIRESGTDVAVVAEPYNIPASPQWAGDLSGWVAITWPCTSGVSGRIAERGNGFVAVEWTDLVVVGVYISPNCDIRAFEDLLDEMGECVRRLLPRQVLVLGDFNAHSTTWGNDRTTTRGRELADWAAGLGLVLVNRGSESTYVGRRGASVIDLTWATQRLHPRIRNWRVAVEMETLADHLYVLMDIEPAKRSTSGDKNNNVEGRTSSRPGLPPPRRWKLKERDGDMLRATATVAAWCWDAKRNKNRGNVDGEAQELGEWMRRACDASMPRTSAGSRRDNSSVYWWSREIADLRDDCHRARRLLARARRRGRNRNEEEILERYRAHREARMALQRAIKEAKEASWKRLLESVESDPWGRPYKTVLKKLRPAAPPITENMDRELLARVIDTLFPRPEEEGGEEEEDSPRRREDTEQAPPEERGCTRSGGGGPATDQPGAHITREELEAATKKMAAKDVAPGPDGIPGRVWAETMDIMAPRLLHLYNRCLREGAYPRAWKVARLVLLRKEGRPPESPSAYRPICLLDEVGKLFERVIASRLGAHMESRVPGWHDNQFGFRRGRSTIDAIRRLREGVERVVAREGIAIAVSLDITNAFNSIPWSKIREALRFFEVPGYLRRIIGAYLRERWITYRSTEGEERRAVERGVPQGSVLGPMLWITAYDYVLRTPMPRGTGLICYADDTLVVAGGRWWYETAEAATEATRRAAGAIGELGLKVAAAKTEALGFYDGRRRGPPPDGLTIDVDGVGVRVGSQLRYLGLIIDDQWSFEPHFESLAPKVAAAANALCGILPNIGGAGRAVRRLYDGVVRARAMYGAPIWARDLAASRRSQTLLRAVQRTTALRIARGYRTVSHASATVLAASPPYALQALALQKVYGATRVRDGDRDEDPLQVRKEIEEETWERWRLLLEKEARKTSHRAVDAVLPVWDRWKEARGVPLTYRLTQVLTGHGVFGEFLKKIRKEVTNICHHCGEAEDNAQHTLQHCPAWAMQRHTLTVKIGDDLSPRRIVEALLRSRSDYEAVRDFCEQIMLAKERAERLRVRAEHPARIRRERSGRNGGRPPSPPTDTETTRGR